Proteins from a single region of Dyadobacter fanqingshengii:
- a CDS encoding oxidoreductase, whose translation METDKIWFVTGASKGLGLTLVQKLLASGNKVAATSRSLEDLQKAVGNDSTQFLPLATNLKSEASVQEAIEKTVAHFGRIDVVVNNAGYGLLGSVEELSDSEVRDNFEVNVFGIFTVIRKAMPYLRAQRSGHILNISSIGGFMGGFPGFGAYCATKFAVNGLSESLAEEVRAFGVHVTIVEPGYFRTNFLTDSSIGLPKIQIEDYKEVRDSQNAHQNEINGKQPGDPEKAADAMIRIVSEANPPMNLFLGSDAFAIANGKIAAVQKELADWQDLTVSTDFEVEGV comes from the coding sequence ATGGAAACTGATAAAATTTGGTTCGTAACTGGTGCTTCAAAAGGATTGGGACTCACATTGGTTCAAAAACTGCTTGCGAGCGGCAACAAAGTAGCCGCCACTTCCAGGAGTCTGGAAGATCTGCAAAAGGCGGTGGGTAATGATAGCACGCAATTTTTACCACTGGCAACAAACCTCAAAAGCGAGGCAAGCGTGCAGGAAGCAATAGAAAAAACCGTCGCGCATTTTGGCCGTATAGACGTGGTTGTGAATAATGCAGGTTATGGGCTGCTGGGCAGCGTCGAAGAGCTTTCGGACAGCGAGGTGCGGGACAACTTTGAAGTGAATGTGTTCGGCATTTTCACTGTGATCCGCAAGGCGATGCCATATCTCCGCGCCCAACGTTCCGGTCATATTTTGAACATTTCTTCTATTGGCGGATTCATGGGCGGTTTTCCCGGATTTGGCGCATATTGTGCTACCAAGTTTGCGGTTAATGGCCTTTCTGAATCGCTGGCTGAGGAAGTAAGGGCGTTCGGGGTGCATGTAACGATTGTGGAACCGGGCTATTTCAGGACAAATTTCCTGACAGATTCGTCCATAGGCCTTCCAAAAATCCAAATTGAAGATTATAAGGAAGTACGCGATTCGCAAAACGCGCATCAGAATGAGATCAACGGAAAACAGCCGGGTGATCCGGAAAAAGCCGCAGACGCAATGATCCGCATTGTTTCCGAAGCGAACCCACCCATGAACTTGTTCCTCGGGAGCGACGCCTTCGCAATTGCTAACGGCAAAATCGCAGCCGTGCAAAAAGAGCTTGCAGACTGGCAAGACCTCACAGTTTCGACTGATTTTGAAGTAGAGGGGGTTTAG